In one window of Maniola hyperantus chromosome 18, iAphHyp1.2, whole genome shotgun sequence DNA:
- the LOC117990385 gene encoding uncharacterized protein, which translates to MLQKILIFCVLSIVLAEKVRYDDYSLYKIHPDNEGDLNFLSELQRENDGVHFWKTPFQVGDYASVVASPERKEGLEHSLRKRSINYELMVENIQQAFDDQIISRKKRDARKELFWTNFQTMSDIYEWFQHLADTHSDIVSIIRAGQSYEGRNITGVRISRGSRTNRPVIFVEAGQVGADWLSPTVVTYLVDQLVRGDDPEAKQASEDFEWHIFPILNPDGHEFSQFDRLWIKSRRPTIGSAIGVDLSRNWNSHWGIIGGSFVPVDNNYIGLGPFTEVETRSVSRYIESISSRLVSSLSFRAFGQRLLIPFAHSTSPMYNYNETVIIGRRAMGSLSVRYQTLFTVGTSRVVHDGATGSIADWIKHRFNPPVVFTYQLRDQGTWGYTLPTNQVLPSCEETFDSVMAIIREAKLLDLIINSVLLISFASCEKLRFDNYTLYKIFPENGEQIKLLQDMRNNDVRYDFWTEPVETLGYVSVMSSPQDKNDLEDLLNRSQIKYDIKIGNIQELLDKETVRTIKSNNSTEMQWDAYYELLDIQNWLWNLVVAHRGVASLVVGGESHHRRSIIGMKISHGPGRRAIFIEGTMHAREWITTTAVCYIINELLTSNDTDTRAAAREFDWYIFPVTNPDGYVYSHQYNRMWRKNRRYITGVHYGVDLNRNWNSNWLVAGSSTNPAMDNYAGPGPFSEMETRSMSAFISSIGDRIELFLSFHSFGQLLLVPFGNSSEPYANYNDSINIGRRAMGALSVRYGTQYVTGNIAEAIYKATGGCIDWVKERARVPLVYCYELRDKGDDGFLLPEDQILPNNQEVMDSVIEMVHQAKRFGYMATGGVQTHTYTNSLLMFIISIPYACNDDVTRRPTGRAARHRCEKLREASLPRYPRRAYAPRAPSTPPSPRRLACLQPAINS; encoded by the exons ATGttgcaaaaaatattaattttttgtgttCTTAGTATAGTTTTAGCTGAAAAAGTTAGATACGATGACTATTCTCTATATAAGATCCATCCAGACAACGAAGGTGACTTAAATTTTTTGAGTGAGCTTCAAAGAGAGAATGATGGCGTGCATTTTTGGAAAACGCCTTTCCAAGTTGGAGATTATGCCAGCGTTGTAGCGTCACCCGAGAGGAAAGAAGGTCTAGAGCATTCGCTCAGAAAACGAAGCATTAACTATGAACTTATGGTGGAAAATATTCAACA GGCGTTCGATGATCAAATCATAAGCAGGAAGAAGCGTGACGCAAGAAAGGAGTTGTTTTGGACCAACTTTCAAACAATGAGTGACATTTACGAATGGTTTCAACACCTGGCTGATACGCACAGCGATATTGTTTCTATTATTCGTGCGGGACAATCTTACGAAG GTAGAAATATCACTGGAGTAAGGATATCCCGGGGTTCCAGAACAAACCGTCCAGTGATCTTCGTGGAAGCTGGTCAAGTCGGTGCCGATTGGCTGTCTCCAACAGTGGTCACTTATCTGGTAGATCAGTTGGTACGAGGGGATGATCCTGAAGCTAAACAAGCCTCGGAGGACTTTGAATGGCATATCTTTCCTATACTCAATCCTGATGGGCATGAATTTTCACAGTTT GATAGGCTTTGGATCAAAAGCCGAAGACCAACTATCGGTTCAGCGATTGGTGTTGACTTGAGTAGGAACTGGAACTCTCACTGGGGAA TTATCGGAGGTAGTTTTGTACCAGTAGACAACAACTATATTGGCCTAGGACCATTCACAGAAGTGGAAACACGTTCCGTGTCACGCTATATCGAGAGCATCAGCTCAAGACTGGTCAGTTCGCTGTCATTCAGGGCTTTTGGACAACGACTTCTTATTCCATTCGCCCACAGCACAAGCCCAATGTACAATTACAATGAAACG GTTATAATTGGAAGACGAGCGATGGGATCTTTATCCGTTCGGTATCAAACTCTGTTCACTGTGGGGACTTCTAGGGTAGTTCATG atggTGCAACTGGGTCCATAGCTGATTGGATCAAGCACCGCTTCAATCCACCAGTAGTGTTCACTTACCAGCTAAGAGACCAAGGCACTTGGGGCTACACGCTACCCACAAATCAAGTGCTGCCATCTTGTGAAGAAACCTTCGACTCAGTTATGGCCATAATCAGAGAGGCGAAGTTATTAGAT ttaataattaattcggttttattaatttcttttgCATCATGTGAAAAATTACGTTTTGACAATTACACGTTGTACAAAATTTTTCCTGAAAACGGTGAACAAATCAAACTCCTTCAAGATATGAGGAACAATGATGTGAGATACGACTTTTGGACCGAACCTGTGGAGACGTTAGGCTATGTCAGCGTCATGTCTAGTCCTCAAGATAAAAACGATTTGGAAGATCTTTTGAATCgcagtcaaataaaatatgaCATAAAAATTGGGAATATTCAAGA ACTTTTAGATAAAGAAACTGTACGAACTATTAAATCCAATAATTCAACCGAGATGCAATGGGACGCTTACTACGAGCTCCTAGATATTCAGAACTGGTTGTGGAACTTAGTTGTGGCTCATAGAGGTGTTGCAAGCTTAGTCGTTGGAGGTGAATCTCATCATAGGAGATccataatag GTATGAAGATATCGCACGGTCCAGGCAGAAGAGCTATTTTTATAGAAGGTACTATGCATGCAAGGGAATGGATCACTACTACTGCTGTGTGTTATATCATCAATGAGCTTCTTACAAGCAATGACACGGATACGAGAGCTGCCGCTCGTGAATTTGATTGGTATATATTTCCGGTGACAAATCCTGATGGGTATGTGTATAGTCATCAATAC AATCGAATGTGGAGAAAAAATAGACGATACATTACTGGAGTTCACTATGGCGTAGACCTAAATAGAAATTGGAACAGTAATTGGCTAG TTGCAGGATCCAGTACCAACCCTGCCATGGACAACTACGCAGGTCCAGGGCCGTTTTCTGAGATGGAGACGAGATCTATGTCAGCTTTTATCAGCTCGATAGGTGATCGAATTGAACTGTTCCTGTCCTTCCATTCTTTCGGTCAACTATTATTGGTACCATTTGGAAACTCTTCGGAACCATATGCCAATTATAATGATTCT ataaaCATTGGAAGACGTGCCATGGGAGCACTATCAGTTAGATATGGCACACAATACGTCACTGGGAACATCGCTGAGgctatat ataaagCAACGGGAGGCTGCATTGACTGGGTAAAGGAACGAGCGAGGGTACCATTGGTATATTGCTATGAACTCCGTGATAAGGGTGACGATGGATTCCTTCTTCCCGAAGACCAGATCCTCCCCAACAACCAAGAAGTCATGGATTCCGTGATAGAAATGGTTCACCAGGCGAAAAGATTCGGATATATGGCTACAGGTGGTGTACAAACACACACGTATACTAATTCATTATTGATGTTCATAATT